Proteins from a single region of Antechinus flavipes isolate AdamAnt ecotype Samford, QLD, Australia chromosome 2, AdamAnt_v2, whole genome shotgun sequence:
- the PPIP5K1 gene encoding inositol hexakisphosphate and diphosphoinositol-pentakisphosphate kinase 1 isoform X6 gives MWSLTASEIESATPRFFVGAGDEGLGTQGAGMSVEESESELLEDEEDEVPLERQIIVGICAMTKKSKSKPMTQILERLCRFDYLTVIILGEDVILNEPVENWPPCHCLISFHSKGFPLDKAVAYAKLRNPFLINDLTMQYYIQDRREVYRILQEEGIDLPRYAVLNRDPARPEECNLIEGEDQVEVNGAVFPKPFVEKPVSAEDHNVYIYYPSTAGGGSQRLFRKIGSRSSVYSPESSVRKTGSYIYEEFMPTDGTDVKVYTVGPDYAHAEARKSPALDGKVERDSEGKEIRYPVMLTAMEKLVARKVCVAFKQTVCGFDLLRANGHSFVCDVNGFSFVKNSMKYYDDCAKILGNTIMRELAPQFQIPWSIPTEAEDIPIVPTTSGTMMELRCVIAIIRHGDRTPKQKMKMEVTHPRFFALFEKHGGYKTGKLKLKRPEQLQEVLDITRLLLGELEKDSRGEIEEKIGKLEQLKTVLEMYGHFSGINRKVQLTYYPHGTRVSNEEQDQQQKTLAPSLLLVLKWGGELTPAGRVQAEELGRAFRCMYPGGQGDYAGFPGCGLLRLHSTYRHDLKIYASDEGRVQMTAAAFAKGLLALEGELTPILVQMVKSANMNGLLDSDGDSLSSCQHRVKARLHHILQQDTSFGPGDYEQLAPTGSLSLLNSMAIIQNPVEICNQVFVLIENLTYQIRERLQDPKSTDLQLYHSETLELMLQRWSKLERDFRQKNGRFDISKIPDIYDCVKYDVQHNGSLGLQGTAELLRLSKALADVVIPQEYGISREEKLEIAVGFCLPLLRKIQLDLQRTHEDESVNKLHPLYSRGVLSPGRHVRTRLYFTSESHVHSLLSVFRYGGLLDESQDAQWQRALSYLSAISELNYMTQIVIMLYEDNTQDPSSEERFHVELHFSPGVKGVEEDGSAPTGCGFRPASSENEELQTDKGSMEDLCHSKDQDEPDRVLQTSPQPPEISGLPRRSPLIRNRKAGSMEVLSETSSSRPASYRLFQSSRPPTEMKQSGLGSQCTGLFSTTVLGGSSSAPNLQDYARSHGKKLPPASLMHRDEFLSVPAVKRFSVSFAKHPTNGFEGCSMVPTIYPLETLHNALSLRQVNEFLSSVCQRHTDAQVSAALFDSMHSNQAPGGPFAPPQTLHSPPLQLRQRSEKPPWYSSGPSSTVSSAGPSSPTSIDGGSHFAFSEHLNLSSQKIPEEAAQPGQEAKEEAAQPGQEDGQEVGLLSQEASEKADLLSQDTLEEVDQPTQESTEEVDHHLFGNNVLQDQHLSSDPDPLDQVLTLSQQPPFPPAPHD, from the exons CCTCTTGAACGGCAGATTATTGTTGGCATTTGTGCCATGACCAAGAAGTCCAAGTCCAAGCCAATGACCCAGATCCTAGAACGACTATGCCGCTTTGACTACCTAACTGTGATTATTTTGGGTGAGGATGTTATTCTCAATGAGCCTGTGGAGAACTGGCCACCTTGCCACTGCCTCATTTCTTTTCACTCCAAAG GTTTCCCCCTGGACAAAGCAGTTGCCTATGCCAAGCTTCGAAATCCCTTCCTCATCAATGACCTAACTATGCAGTACTATATCCAGGACAG GAGGGAAGTATACCGAATCCTGCAAGAGGAGGGCATTGATCTGCCTCGATATGCTGTGCTTAATCGTGACCCTGCCCGGCCAGAGG AGTGCAACCTCATAGAGGGTGAGGACCAGGTGGAGGTGAATGGAGCTGTGTTTCCCAAACCATTTGTGGAGAAGCCAGTGAGTGCTGAGGATCACAACGTCTACATCTACTATCCCAGCACAGCTGGTGGGGGGAGCCAGCGCCTCTTTCGTAAG ATTGGTAGCCGAAGCAGTGTGTACTCTCCTGAGAGCAGTGTCCGAAAAACTGGATCTTACATCTATGAGGAATTCATGCCCACAGATGGCACTGATGTCAAG gtgTATACAGTGGGGCCAGATTATGCCCATGCTGAAGCCCGAAAGTCCCCAGCATTAGATGGAAAGGTGGAAAGGGATAGTGAAGGGAAGGAGATTCGATACCCAGTCATGCTGACTGCCATGGAGAAGCTGGTGGCCAGGAAAGTCTGTGTTGCTTTCAAG CAAACAGTCTGTGGGTTTGACCTTCTTCGTGCCAATGGTCATTCCTTTGTCTGTGATGTCAATGGTTTCAGCTTTGTCAAGAACTCAATGAAATATTATGATGACTGCGCCAAGATCTTGGG GAATACCATAATGCGGGAGCTTGCCCCCCAGTTTCAGATTCCTTGGTCTATTCCTACAGAGGCTGAAGACATTCCCATTGTCCCCACCACATCTGGTACCAT GATGGAACTCCGTTGTGTCATTGCCATCATCCGTCATGGGGATCGAACTCCCAAACAGAAAATGAAGATGGAAGTTACGCACCCCAG GTTTTTTGCACTGTTTGAAAAACATGGTGGTTATAAAACtgggaaactgaagctgaaaagGCCTGAGCAGCTGCAG GAGGTGCTGGACATCACTCGGCTGTTGTTAGGAGAGCTGGAAAAGGACTCTCGTGGTGAGATTGAAGAGAAGATAGGAAAGCTGGAGCAGCTGAAAACTGTCTTGGAGAT GTATGGTCACTTCTCAGGCATCAATAGAAAGGTACAGCTGACTTACTATCCTCATGGAACCAGGGTCTCTAATGAGGAACAAG ATCAACAGCAAAAGACCCTTGCTCCGTCTCTGCTGTTGGTGTTAAAGTGGGGTGGGGAGCTGACTCCTGCTGGTCGTGTCCAGGCTGAGGAGCTGGGACGAGCTTTTCGCTGCATGTACCCAGGTGGCCAGG GGGACTATGCTGGCTTCCCTGGTTGTGGGCTCCTACGGCTCCATAGCACTTATCGCCATGACCTCAAGATCTATGCTTCAGATGAGGGTCGTGTACAGATGACGGCTGCAGCCTTTGCCAAG GGATTGCTGGCACTGGAGGGGGAGCTGACACCCATCCTGGTGCAAATGGTGAAGAGTGCCAACATGAATGGGCTTCTGGACAGTGATGGTGACTCTCTGAGCAGCTGCCAACATCGTGTGAAGGCACGATTACATCACATTCTACAACAGGATACATCCTTTGGCCCTGGAGACTATGAGCAG CTGGCCCCTACTGGCAGCCTTTCCCTGCTTAACTCAATGGCCATAATTCAGAATCCTGTGGAGATCTGTAACCAGGTATTTGTTCTGATTGAGAATCTCACATACCAGATCCGGGAACGGCTGCAGGACCCCAAGTCAACAG ACTTGCAATTGTATCACAGTGAAACTCTGGAATTGATGCTGCAGCGCTGGAGCAAGCTGGAACGTGATTTTCGGCAGAAAAATGGACGCTTTGATATCAGCAAAATCCCTGACATCTATGATTGTGTCAAGTATGATGTGCAGCACAATGGGAGCCTGGGGCTCCAGGGAACAGCAGAATTGCTGCGACTCTCCAAGGCGTTGGCTGATGTGGTCATTCCTCAG GAGTATGGCATCAGCCGAGAGGAGAAACTGGAGATTGCTGTGGGCTTTTGTCTCCCATTGCTGAGGAAGATTCAGCTTGACCTACAGCGAACCCATGAAGATGAGTCTGTCAACAAGCTGCATCCCCT GTACTCCAGAGGGGTGCTCTCCCCAGGCCGCCATGTCCGTACTCGTCTCTACTTCACCagtgagagccatgtccattccCTGCTCAGTGTCTTCCGTTATGGAGGGCTTCTTGAT GAATCTCAGGATGCACAGTGGCAGAGGGCTCTGTCTTATCTCAGTGCCATTTCAGAGCTCAACTACATGACTCAGATCGTCATCATGCTATACGAAGACAATACCCAG GATCCCTCATCGGAGGAGCGATTCCATGTGGAATTACACTTCAGCCCTGGTGTGAAAGGTGTTGAGGAGGATGGTAGTGCGCCCACTGGCTGTGGCTTCCGTCCAGCCTCTTCAGAG AATGAGGAGCTGCAGACAGACAAAGGCAGTATGGAAGATCTGTGCCATAGTAAAGATCAAGATGAGCCAGATCGGGTGTTGCAGACATCACCCCAGCCTCCTGAGATCTCTGGTCTTCCAAGAAGATCCCCACTCATCCGCAACCGTAAAGCTGGCTCAATGGAG GTGTTGTCTGAGACTTCATCTTCCCGACCTGCTAGTTACCGTCTATTCCAGTCTTCACGTCCACCCACAGAAATGAAGCAAAGTGGCCTGG GCTCACAGTGCACAGGGCTATTCAGTACCACAGTGCTGGGTGGCTCATCCAGTGCCCCGAATCTACAGGACTACGCTCGCAGCCATGGCAAAAAACTCCCACCTGCCAGCCTGATGCATCGAGATG AGTTCTTGTCTGTCCCGGCTGTAAAGCGATTTTCTGTGTCGTTTGCAAAGCATCCGACTAACG GATTTGAAGGTTGTTCCATGGTGCCTACCATCTACCCATTGGAAACTCTGCACAATGCCCTCTCCCTTCGCCAAGTGAATGAATTCCTGAGTTCAGTCTGCCAACGGCACACAGATGCCCAAGTATCTGCAG cTCTGTTTGATTCCATGCACAGCAACCAGGCTCCTGGGGGCCCATTTGCTCCACCCCAGACCCTTCACTCACCCCCTTTGCAGCTCCGGCAGCGCTCTGAGAAGCCCCCATGGT ATAGCAGTGGCCCCTCCAGCACTGTGTCTAGTGCTGGCCCCTCTTCCCCTACTTCAATAGATGGAGGCTCCCATTTTGCCTTCAGTGAGCATCTGAACCTGAGTTCTCAA AAGATTCCTGAGGAGGCTGCCCAGCCAGGCCAGGAGGCCAAGGAGGAGGCTGCCCAGCCAGGCCAGGAGGATGGTCAGGAGGTTGGTCTGCTGTCCCAGGAGGCTTCTGAGAAAGCTGACCTGCTGTCTCAAGACACTCTAGAAGAAGTTGATCAGCCAACCCAGGAGAGTACTGAGGAGGTCGATCATCATCTGTTTGGAAATAATGTTCTTCAAGACCAGCACCTGTCTAGTGACCCAGACCCTTTAGATCAAGTCTTGACCCTCAGCCAGCAGCCTCCCTTTCCACCAGCACCACATGACTAA
- the PPIP5K1 gene encoding inositol hexakisphosphate and diphosphoinositol-pentakisphosphate kinase 1 isoform X3, whose translation MWSLTASEIESATPRFFVGAGDEGLGTQGAGMSVEESESELLEDEEDEVPLERQIIVGICAMTKKSKSKPMTQILERLCRFDYLTVIILGEDVILNEPVENWPPCHCLISFHSKGFPLDKAVAYAKLRNPFLINDLTMQYYIQDRREVYRILQEEGIDLPRYAVLNRDPARPEECNLIEGEDQVEVNGAVFPKPFVEKPVSAEDHNVYIYYPSTAGGGSQRLFRKIGSRSSVYSPESSVRKTGSYIYEEFMPTDGTDVKVYTVGPDYAHAEARKSPALDGKVERDSEGKEIRYPVMLTAMEKLVARKVCVAFKQTVCGFDLLRANGHSFVCDVNGFSFVKNSMKYYDDCAKILGNTIMRELAPQFQIPWSIPTEAEDIPIVPTTSGTMMELRCVIAIIRHGDRTPKQKMKMEVTHPRFFALFEKHGGYKTGKLKLKRPEQLQEVLDITRLLLGELEKDSRGEIEEKIGKLEQLKTVLEMYGHFSGINRKVQLTYYPHGTRVSNEEQDQQQKTLAPSLLLVLKWGGELTPAGRVQAEELGRAFRCMYPGGQGDYAGFPGCGLLRLHSTYRHDLKIYASDEGRVQMTAAAFAKGLLALEGELTPILVQMVKSANMNGLLDSDGDSLSSCQHRVKARLHHILQQDTSFGPGDYEQLAPTGSLSLLNSMAIIQNPVEICNQVFVLIENLTYQIRERLQDPKSTDLQLYHSETLELMLQRWSKLERDFRQKNGRFDISKIPDIYDCVKYDVQHNGSLGLQGTAELLRLSKALADVVIPQEYGISREEKLEIAVGFCLPLLRKIQLDLQRTHEDESVNKLHPLYSRGVLSPGRHVRTRLYFTSESHVHSLLSVFRYGGLLDESQDAQWQRALSYLSAISELNYMTQIVIMLYEDNTQDPSSEERFHVELHFSPGVKGVEEDGSAPTGCGFRPASSENEELQTDKGSMEDLCHSKDQDEPDRVLQTSPQPPEISGLPRRSPLIRNRKAGSMEVLSETSSSRPASYRLFQSSRPPTEMKQSGLGSQCTGLFSTTVLGGSSSAPNLQDYARSHGKKLPPASLMHRDGFEGCSMVPTIYPLETLHNALSLRQVNEFLSSVCQRHTDAQVSAALFDSMHSNQAPGGPFAPPQTLHSPPLQLRQRSEKPPWYSSGPSSTVSSAGPSSPTSIDGGSHFAFSEHLNLSSQVSEDHRSYGQPQEIPEDGGKEATEMGKGPSKIFQPPQEMPGQGGRLTQEALEEVGQAPQEVLVQAEALVQREGPLEGDQPFQEYPVSADTLSKGAPDIGFMFQKIPEEAAQPGQEAKEEAAQPGQEDGQEVGLLSQEASEKADLLSQDTLEEVDQPTQESTEEVDHHLFGNNVLQDQHLSSDPDPLDQVLTLSQQPPFPPAPHD comes from the exons CCTCTTGAACGGCAGATTATTGTTGGCATTTGTGCCATGACCAAGAAGTCCAAGTCCAAGCCAATGACCCAGATCCTAGAACGACTATGCCGCTTTGACTACCTAACTGTGATTATTTTGGGTGAGGATGTTATTCTCAATGAGCCTGTGGAGAACTGGCCACCTTGCCACTGCCTCATTTCTTTTCACTCCAAAG GTTTCCCCCTGGACAAAGCAGTTGCCTATGCCAAGCTTCGAAATCCCTTCCTCATCAATGACCTAACTATGCAGTACTATATCCAGGACAG GAGGGAAGTATACCGAATCCTGCAAGAGGAGGGCATTGATCTGCCTCGATATGCTGTGCTTAATCGTGACCCTGCCCGGCCAGAGG AGTGCAACCTCATAGAGGGTGAGGACCAGGTGGAGGTGAATGGAGCTGTGTTTCCCAAACCATTTGTGGAGAAGCCAGTGAGTGCTGAGGATCACAACGTCTACATCTACTATCCCAGCACAGCTGGTGGGGGGAGCCAGCGCCTCTTTCGTAAG ATTGGTAGCCGAAGCAGTGTGTACTCTCCTGAGAGCAGTGTCCGAAAAACTGGATCTTACATCTATGAGGAATTCATGCCCACAGATGGCACTGATGTCAAG gtgTATACAGTGGGGCCAGATTATGCCCATGCTGAAGCCCGAAAGTCCCCAGCATTAGATGGAAAGGTGGAAAGGGATAGTGAAGGGAAGGAGATTCGATACCCAGTCATGCTGACTGCCATGGAGAAGCTGGTGGCCAGGAAAGTCTGTGTTGCTTTCAAG CAAACAGTCTGTGGGTTTGACCTTCTTCGTGCCAATGGTCATTCCTTTGTCTGTGATGTCAATGGTTTCAGCTTTGTCAAGAACTCAATGAAATATTATGATGACTGCGCCAAGATCTTGGG GAATACCATAATGCGGGAGCTTGCCCCCCAGTTTCAGATTCCTTGGTCTATTCCTACAGAGGCTGAAGACATTCCCATTGTCCCCACCACATCTGGTACCAT GATGGAACTCCGTTGTGTCATTGCCATCATCCGTCATGGGGATCGAACTCCCAAACAGAAAATGAAGATGGAAGTTACGCACCCCAG GTTTTTTGCACTGTTTGAAAAACATGGTGGTTATAAAACtgggaaactgaagctgaaaagGCCTGAGCAGCTGCAG GAGGTGCTGGACATCACTCGGCTGTTGTTAGGAGAGCTGGAAAAGGACTCTCGTGGTGAGATTGAAGAGAAGATAGGAAAGCTGGAGCAGCTGAAAACTGTCTTGGAGAT GTATGGTCACTTCTCAGGCATCAATAGAAAGGTACAGCTGACTTACTATCCTCATGGAACCAGGGTCTCTAATGAGGAACAAG ATCAACAGCAAAAGACCCTTGCTCCGTCTCTGCTGTTGGTGTTAAAGTGGGGTGGGGAGCTGACTCCTGCTGGTCGTGTCCAGGCTGAGGAGCTGGGACGAGCTTTTCGCTGCATGTACCCAGGTGGCCAGG GGGACTATGCTGGCTTCCCTGGTTGTGGGCTCCTACGGCTCCATAGCACTTATCGCCATGACCTCAAGATCTATGCTTCAGATGAGGGTCGTGTACAGATGACGGCTGCAGCCTTTGCCAAG GGATTGCTGGCACTGGAGGGGGAGCTGACACCCATCCTGGTGCAAATGGTGAAGAGTGCCAACATGAATGGGCTTCTGGACAGTGATGGTGACTCTCTGAGCAGCTGCCAACATCGTGTGAAGGCACGATTACATCACATTCTACAACAGGATACATCCTTTGGCCCTGGAGACTATGAGCAG CTGGCCCCTACTGGCAGCCTTTCCCTGCTTAACTCAATGGCCATAATTCAGAATCCTGTGGAGATCTGTAACCAGGTATTTGTTCTGATTGAGAATCTCACATACCAGATCCGGGAACGGCTGCAGGACCCCAAGTCAACAG ACTTGCAATTGTATCACAGTGAAACTCTGGAATTGATGCTGCAGCGCTGGAGCAAGCTGGAACGTGATTTTCGGCAGAAAAATGGACGCTTTGATATCAGCAAAATCCCTGACATCTATGATTGTGTCAAGTATGATGTGCAGCACAATGGGAGCCTGGGGCTCCAGGGAACAGCAGAATTGCTGCGACTCTCCAAGGCGTTGGCTGATGTGGTCATTCCTCAG GAGTATGGCATCAGCCGAGAGGAGAAACTGGAGATTGCTGTGGGCTTTTGTCTCCCATTGCTGAGGAAGATTCAGCTTGACCTACAGCGAACCCATGAAGATGAGTCTGTCAACAAGCTGCATCCCCT GTACTCCAGAGGGGTGCTCTCCCCAGGCCGCCATGTCCGTACTCGTCTCTACTTCACCagtgagagccatgtccattccCTGCTCAGTGTCTTCCGTTATGGAGGGCTTCTTGAT GAATCTCAGGATGCACAGTGGCAGAGGGCTCTGTCTTATCTCAGTGCCATTTCAGAGCTCAACTACATGACTCAGATCGTCATCATGCTATACGAAGACAATACCCAG GATCCCTCATCGGAGGAGCGATTCCATGTGGAATTACACTTCAGCCCTGGTGTGAAAGGTGTTGAGGAGGATGGTAGTGCGCCCACTGGCTGTGGCTTCCGTCCAGCCTCTTCAGAG AATGAGGAGCTGCAGACAGACAAAGGCAGTATGGAAGATCTGTGCCATAGTAAAGATCAAGATGAGCCAGATCGGGTGTTGCAGACATCACCCCAGCCTCCTGAGATCTCTGGTCTTCCAAGAAGATCCCCACTCATCCGCAACCGTAAAGCTGGCTCAATGGAG GTGTTGTCTGAGACTTCATCTTCCCGACCTGCTAGTTACCGTCTATTCCAGTCTTCACGTCCACCCACAGAAATGAAGCAAAGTGGCCTGG GCTCACAGTGCACAGGGCTATTCAGTACCACAGTGCTGGGTGGCTCATCCAGTGCCCCGAATCTACAGGACTACGCTCGCAGCCATGGCAAAAAACTCCCACCTGCCAGCCTGATGCATCGAGATG GATTTGAAGGTTGTTCCATGGTGCCTACCATCTACCCATTGGAAACTCTGCACAATGCCCTCTCCCTTCGCCAAGTGAATGAATTCCTGAGTTCAGTCTGCCAACGGCACACAGATGCCCAAGTATCTGCAG cTCTGTTTGATTCCATGCACAGCAACCAGGCTCCTGGGGGCCCATTTGCTCCACCCCAGACCCTTCACTCACCCCCTTTGCAGCTCCGGCAGCGCTCTGAGAAGCCCCCATGGT ATAGCAGTGGCCCCTCCAGCACTGTGTCTAGTGCTGGCCCCTCTTCCCCTACTTCAATAGATGGAGGCTCCCATTTTGCCTTCAGTGAGCATCTGAACCTGAGTTCTCAAGTGAGTGAAGATCATCGAAGTTATGGGCAGCCTCAGGAGATCCCTGAGGATGGGGGCAAAGAGGCCACAGAGATGGGAAAAGGGCCCTCTAAAATCTTCCAGCCACCTCAGGAAATGCCTGGGCAGGGGGGCCGGCTGACCCAGGAGGCCCTGGAAGAGGTGGGCCAGGCCCCCCAAGAGGTTCTGGTGCAAGCGGAGGCCCTGGTGCAGAGAGAGGGCCCTCTCGAAGGTGATCAGCCCTTTCAAGAGTATCCTGTGAGTGCTGACACCCTGTCAAAGGGAGCCCCTGATATCGGCTTCATGTTCCAGAAGATTCCTGAGGAGGCTGCCCAGCCAGGCCAGGAGGCCAAGGAGGAGGCTGCCCAGCCAGGCCAGGAGGATGGTCAGGAGGTTGGTCTGCTGTCCCAGGAGGCTTCTGAGAAAGCTGACCTGCTGTCTCAAGACACTCTAGAAGAAGTTGATCAGCCAACCCAGGAGAGTACTGAGGAGGTCGATCATCATCTGTTTGGAAATAATGTTCTTCAAGACCAGCACCTGTCTAGTGACCCAGACCCTTTAGATCAAGTCTTGACCCTCAGCCAGCAGCCTCCCTTTCCACCAGCACCACATGACTAA